The Rhodobacter sp. CZR27 genome includes a window with the following:
- the pufQ gene encoding cytochrome PufQ, producing the protein MSDHAANTPVHAAKAHGQRAPRAEFYAYFAVILLGALPLALVAWVVSAIRHRRLPKRGPFASAWFDAKAITPLIFRA; encoded by the coding sequence ATGAGCGACCATGCCGCCAACACGCCGGTCCATGCCGCCAAGGCTCACGGACAGCGCGCTCCGCGAGCCGAGTTCTACGCCTACTTCGCCGTGATCCTGCTGGGTGCTCTGCCGCTCGCCCTGGTGGCCTGGGTCGTGTCCGCGATCCGTCACCGGAGGCTGCCGAAGCGCGGGCCCTTCGCGTCCGCCTGGTTTGACGCCAAGGCGATCACGCCGCTGATTTTCCGCGCCTGA